GAAGTTCCTGTAGATTAGGGGACTGCAATAGGAGGTGAAGAACATACACCACCATATCCAAGTCTTCATAATCCATGTCTCTTATTTCAATGGACTTTAGATAATCATATGTAACGGGAACCTTCCTAAGGATATCACCTCTCCAAACCTGAGAAAAAGGGACATTAGGAAACGAGAGTATAAAAAGAGCGGATCAATCGTAAACTCAAAAACTAATAGAAATTGGAAAACAATAACACCTTTTCCCGATATATTGAGTTCTAAAAATACGAAGTGACACTAAGTTAGCACTTTACCACCGGATAGAAACATATGCTAATAGCAACCACAAGTGGTGTGTCCTCAAGATATAAGTCGTCAAAATTTCCTCCCACAATAAGATGCTTCAGATTTGGGGCACGGATGGTCAAAGCTAGCTTGtccatattaataaatttaaactttTCAAGAAGGGGGCAGCCTGAAATAAGGTTTTCAATGACCTTAAGAGTAACCGTAACACCATCTAGCTCAAGGCACTTTAGACATGGATATCCTTGAAATTCTACAGGAGGTTTGACAGTAAACGCAGAAAGCATCAGTCTGTTCAGTTTTTGAAAAGTAAATATAATACGAGGTATGGACAACCCTGGGTTATCCCGCTTCCAATCATGTCCGGGTACATTAAGAACTAACTCTTTTATATCTTTCCTTGATATGACAAGTAGCCATTGATAAATTTCAGTAGACTTTTTCAAGTACGATGCAGAAAGTTTGAACTTTTGAATAGGGCCATTATGAAGCATAAGAAATCGCATGATGAAATCTACGAATTCTTTCTCAGCAACCTTTTTGTCATCGCGAAGACATAAACTCTTGTCATCAAATACGAGTTCTGTCATGGTTCTCCATTGATACCTCCACTTGCTAGACAGAACGCTGGTTCTTACAGCATCCCTTATTGGCAGTTTTGTTAGAATCAAATCATTAATGCTTCGAGGCAGATCACTGATAATATCCTTGCTTGAGAATTTAGTCATTTTACTCATTTTGGATCCCTACAAAAGCCTGAAATTATGAGTAAGAGATCATTTCCACAAGCAAcctattatgaaaaaaatacagTAAATATCTAATATCCACAGTCCCTTGCATGTTTTTTGAAAACTATACCCCGATAACTTAATAAGGTGATATTATGAGTGAAGTCCAAAAGTTAATAAAGTATATGGCAGCAAAAAGGAACTCCCTGCACAATTTCGACAAAAGTAGGACAATATGAATATAACTAGACTGATTAAACCTACATTCTCTGAGTTTCAACAACAGTCCAAACCAGTAAAAGCTAATGTACCATTTGGTTGGAAATGGAAAGAAATCCGTACTTTGTGACAAATTATTCATAATTTGTCCACTCTGCCCTATATTCATTGTGTTATCTTAGAGCTCAATACCATAGATTTGGAGTTAAATGCCTCATTTCCTggaaattttaagatatatagGAATTTGAAACACCTAGAAActgtcattttataaaattatttatgacacaaaaaaatagaaatggaaGTTCCTGGAAAGTGTGAATAccccttaaatatataaatttgctgACCCACCCCTCCCTTTGTAACTTAGGGCGTGACTTCACACAAGGCTAGCAAACACAATTTATAAGTTCATTGCAACTTGCATAGGTAATGACTTCCTATCAGAAACCACCAAGCATCTAGGTTTATTCAGTATTTTGACGTTCATCCGCAGCCCAAACCAATGAAAACTAATGTTCCTTTTGGATGGAAATGGAAATAAATCGGCACTTTGTGacaaaatatcaataatttgtTCCCACTTTCCACAACATTCATTACATTCTCTTAGAGCTCAATACTCCCTTCATTCTCAAACATTTGTCTATgtactttttgacacgtataagattttttgacacgtataacaGTGTTTTAactatataatcaaaaatattatttttaaaattttctttttctaaataaaaatattatatcaatactcttgttcacaaaaagaaatatttgaaaataatatttctagCAAGCACCTTATAATGAAAAAATGGCCCCAGATCTCACAAAATGGAGTAGTAATGTCCATAATAACATATTTACACAAACGactcaagaaaaacagaaaaacagaaATCCAGAAACGAGGGgattatcattatattaatacttttattcacaaaaaagaaaatatttgaaaataatatttcaagCTATATGGTCAAAGCACCTTATAGTGCTAAAAAAAGTAATCTAAAGACGGATATTCAAAAACCGAGGGAGTAACGTAAATTTGGGGATGGATGCTTTCTTTATACTTGTATCACTATGGCCATAACCATAACACTGAATACACTACACCTCAGTttcaatatcaatataaatGAATTCCGTAAACAGGAAAAATCAACAGCATGCAAGTTTTATCACAAATACCCAATTcgataaaaatataagaaacaAATAAGATCAAGCGAAAAGAGGGGTCGAGAAATTCATACCAGGGACTCAAGCGAGGGGTTCAGTGAAAGGGAGGTAAATCGAACTGGCCTTGTGAAAGAAATAAAATGTATCCGCCTTTTGCACGTTAAAAGCCACGAACCCGCAATTTCAGCAATTCGGATTTTTTGACTTGTGTCGTGCCGTAAAAGTAGTAACCGCTTTTTAGATAGACGATAGATCTCATGTTTTTCTTgaattctaaatattttaattgttatttttttaccaGGGCTAAGTTACTGTTTGGGGTTGATGTCGCAGACAGTAACagagctttttgctgaaaagcatgtgaaaaattgtttggtaaatctaaaaactGCTTTTCTGAACAGCAGTTTTTAGCtggaaagctgcttttagaaaaagcaggtcctcccatgcttttggaaaaagctgttttcagcttttgcaagaAGTTGTTACAGATTTCACTATCAAACATcaccaaaaaattattattattatttttttttgacaaaaaaaaattattatttttatattataactcaaaatacgtaaatatcaaaaaaattatcaaacagttatctgattttcacaacaacactttttttaccagcactttttctgaccgcacaacaatttttaacagaaCTCTCAAACAGACACTAAGAACAAGTCCACATGCTTGAGTTTATCTCGAATTTTTCCTTTCCAATCACAATAAACTAGAGAAATCAAACAaactaaatgataataaattaaaatctcaTAGTATGTACTAAAAGATTGATTGCAAGTGTAATCATGCTAATTCGAGTAATCTTTTCCAATTTTGATGCTCCTTAACTAAATTTTCTAAGAATTGATTCTAATTAGCGCGGGGAGTTTAATGATGTCCATCATCatttgttagagcatctccaacggcgttgactataattgttggctaaattggacctgtaagacattatgtaaaatttgttgaacctgtaagacattttgcttcaacggtactggctatattggttggctataatttaaaaatagtatgttattaatattttaaattgttaaaatagaatatatcagttcaatatggtaataaatgatgtacaatcttcttacagattttcttacagacctgtagaggttcgacaaatttagccatccataggaggttggctaaatttatagacaacagctgatgatggttggagttgagtttttggagctgttggctaaatctttttattttaagtatgtcaactcaccttttagccaagggctttagatggttggagatgctcataAACTTTAAATTTAGAGGATCTCCAATGGCGTTCGATATAATGGTCGGCTAAATTGGAACTGcaagagcatcttcaatggcgttggttataatcgttggctaaattggatccgtaagacattatgtaaaatttgccgaaccggtaagacattgtgcttcaatggtattggctatattggttggctataatttaaaaatagtatgttattaatatttagattgttataaataaaatatattagtttaatatgataataaataatatgtaatcagtgggaaggaggaaaataaattgcgggagatgaTGTGGAATTtgctacagatctgtagcggatcgacaaatatagccattcATAGGgggatggctataattatacacaAGGGGTTGGAGTTGtattttttgtgaatattggctataaaatttaattttggaaagccacatggacttttagctaagggcttgtgagggttggagatgctctaagatattgtataaaatttgtTCAACATTTTGTTTTGATGTGGTGtcggctatattggttggttatagtttaaaaataatatatatgttattaatattttatattgttatacaTGGAATCCATTactttaatatagtaataagtGAGGTGtaatatttttagagatttCTTACAAACCTGTagtggatcgacaaatatagccatccataggaggttggctataattttagAGAAGGGGTGTGTGGTTGGAGTGTAGTTGaaggcgttggctataatttttatttaaggtATGTCAACTAAGCTTTTAGGTAAGAGCTTCTTATGATTGAAGATGCCCTTAAGTGATACTTCGAACAATGTTGAGCTTATTTTCTCAGAAATAtttatttctcaaaaatatcattaaaatttaagcgatgtagaatatttttaaatgactaattttatttcaatataaaccttagttaaattttatctacaagaaaaatatataattttcctagaattttgaatttatttacaCTAGGTCACACTTCTCAGTGTTGGTGATGAAAGAAACATAACAAGAGGACAACAAATTTGATTTCACCCAGGATAACTCAATTTTAATGAACCATGTTCAATAGTGGTCCAATCAATACATACATTTGAACAACCATAAAAGATAAGCAAGTTGGTAAGAATAtcatagattttaaaaaataaacttgAATTCTAATTATTTCTAACTCATGAAATTTGACTTCACATAAAATAACTCATTTTCAATGAGCCATGTTCAATCTTGGTCCAATCAATACATGTATTTGAGCAACCATAAAAGATAAACAAGTtgtaaaatatcataaattttaaagaaGAAACCTGAATCCTAATTATTTCTAACCCATGGAGTGTAGGCATAATACAACTTAACCATGATCTTTATCATATCATAAATCCAAAACACCTGCTCATGCACCAGGTAGGGGCTCCTTCTGCAATCATATAGATCTGCAAATATGGGGTTGAGCATTTAAGGGCCACCTACAAAgataattagcatgttaagatcatgtataacaatatatataatattgtggCTATATCTTATTCACTTTATACATGTAATTTCCTACATATGTGATTGTGCTTTGTAATTACAGGAGTATGAGAAAAAGGTTCAATTTGACATAAGGATTCTAGGAGAGACGTTTAGTGATTTTACTTTCTCTCATTAGTTGAACAAAAGATTGTTAAGAAATGATAACACCCGATGACCCTCAAATCGGTGTTAAGAAATGCAAGCAACACTAAGTTGTGTGAGATGCATAACACTAACTACATTACacagagaagaaaagaaaaaggaggTACACAAAAGATACAAATAAGAGGTCAAAATGCTCAAGTGCAGTCATACCTAGCAAGGAGAGTTCTTCAAATCAGGCACACTCATCACATACATAGCTGCTCAGCTGCCTTGCCCGAGCAGTTGTCATTTTGACGCAAGCTAGATGGTACCTACAAATAGCGTGTACAACATCTAAGAAAATTCGTATAATTATAAGTCCACTTATCCCCTAAACCAGACAATAGTAAGGCTCCGTCTTGaaatttttctattaaaaaggAAATTGCAGCTCTAGCATATGGACATGGATATATATAATCGTTTTTGTCTGCACGCCCATAAAGGATTATTTGATCTCAAACTATTAATAACAAAGAGAATGCATATAGAAACTAATTAGAATTAACATATATAGCAAAATTTAATTAACGGTCATACCAGTCTTGGCATTCGTCGCATTGTATCATTAGTGTGTCAGGATTGTACGGCATCTCACACTTGCAGAACCTTCAgtttaaatatgcaaaaaagtTGTGAACCATTTTAACCAAAAATAAAGGATATATTAACCAGGAAGAGTCATAGAATGCTCACACTTCAACACGATCCGATGTAAATTCTCCAGTGGAAGCTATGTACTCAAAGCGAGAGTAGTAATCCTCAACACCAACTTGGTCAAGCTCGCAATAAGCCTTAAACGAGTGCACAATACACTTACTTATAATGGTATCGGCACTCTGGAAATCATAGTGATCAGAGAGGAACACTTCCTTTTCCCCATAGAACTGTCTTCTGCCACCAATAGCCTCCTCGGGCCTGTAGTACCATCTTACTTCGacagtagtttcacctttgTTGTTAGCTTCTAGTTTCTCCACACGAGCAACATAGGGTGGCTTATTAGGCTCACAAGGTTGCATAAGCACGCAATCCCCAGCTACATAACATCAATAATTTCATCGATATGAAAAACAATACACTTCCTCCTCGAGGCCAACATGTATATTCACATACACATTTTAACGGCAAAAAT
This genomic window from Daucus carota subsp. sativus chromosome 7, DH1 v3.0, whole genome shotgun sequence contains:
- the LOC108202022 gene encoding F-box/FBD/LRR-repeat protein At1g13570-like, producing MSKMTKFSSKDIISDLPRSINDLILTKLPIRDAVRTSVLSSKWRYQWRTMTELVFDDKSLCLRDDKKVAEKEFVDFIMRFLMLHNGPIQKFKLSASYLKKSTEIYQWLLVISRKDIKELVLNVPGHDWKRDNPGLSIPRIIFTFQKLNRLMLSAFTVKPPVEFQGYPCLKCLELDGVTVTLKVIENLISGCPLLEKFKFINMDKLALTIRAPNLKHLIVGGNFDDLYLEDTPLVVAISICFYPVVWRGDILRKVPVTYDYLKSIEIRDMDYEDLDMVVYVLHLLLQSPNLQELQISSPDIRERDSYADVEAPHYKHADFDIWERHCPADFTFKHLRTAKLSHVFNKNEMEFVKFVLGRSPLLKEISISFDEFGEALERVNEVLRLQRASPGVEINFFEGSFRDHY
- the LOC108201681 gene encoding chromatin remodeling protein EBS-like, producing the protein MANTKDVNQNFISYTVKGSNQVIRAGDCVLMQPCEPNKPPYVARVEKLEANNKGETTVEVRWYYRPEEAIGGRRQFYGEKEVFLSDHYDFQSADTIISKCIVHSFKAYCELDQVGVEDYYSRFEYIASTGEFTSDRVEVFCKCEMPYNPDTLMIQCDECQDWYHLACVKMTTARARQLSSYVCDECA